A genomic window from Maylandia zebra isolate NMK-2024a linkage group LG20, Mzebra_GT3a, whole genome shotgun sequence includes:
- the LOC101481608 gene encoding erythroid transcription factor isoform X3 has translation MMSNYLPLAYWSSAVTSNRSETSFSTKVGPVLSDTFLQSPCTSQEAPPSLLLTPCLWLNDSSCQSPSPAYIPPASSSSLYSDWMLPDSLSWGQGCGPEQRECVSCGTQSAPLWRRDAAGRLLCNTCSLGQEANNTPLLKPKRRASRIQRKGTQCVNCLTEHTTLWRRNSAGEAVCNACGLYYRLHRVNRPLALKKDGIQTRKRKVVTKNKRKTDQSETKLPKGVQPSDVTAADSSVVGF, from the exons ATGATGTCAAACTATTTGCCGTTAGCTTATTGGTCTTCTGCTGTGACGTCCAACAGATCTGAAACAAGCTTCAGTACGAAG GTGGGGCCTGTCCTTTCAGACACTTTCCTCCAATCACCATGCACATCCCAAGAGGCCCCTCCCTCGCTCCTCCTCACCCCCTGCCTCTGGCTGAATGATTCCAGCTGTCAGTCACCGAGCCCTGCTTACATCCCACCTGCATCTTCTTCATCCTTGTATA GTGACTGGATGCTACCTGACAGTCTGTCTTGGGGGCAGGGATGTGGACCAG AGCAGCGCGAGTGCGTGAGCTGTGGGACGCAGAGCGCCCCCCTGTGGAGGCGAGACGCTGCAGGTCGACTCCTGTGTAACACCTGCAGCCTCGGACAGGAAGCCAACAACACACCGCTGCTGAAACCGAAGAGACGAGCT AGCAGGATTCAGAGGAAAGGAACTCAGTGTGTCAACTGTCTGACTGAGCACACGACGCTGTGGAGGAGAAACTCTGCAGGAGAAGCCGTCTGCAACGCCTGCGGACTCTACTACAGACTACACCGG GTGAATCGCCCGCTGGCCTTGAAGAAAGATGGAATCCAAACCAGAAAACGGAAAGTGGTCACTAAGAATAAGAGGAAAACTGACCAATCAGAGACCAAGCTGCCTAAGGGTGTCCagcccagtgatgtcacagcagCTGACAGCAGCGTTGTCGGGTTTTAG
- the LOC101481608 gene encoding GATA-binding factor 2 isoform X1, with protein MMSNYLPLAYWSSAVTSNRSETSFSTKVGPVLSDTFLQSPCTSQEAPPSLLLTPCLWLNDSSCQSPSPAYIPPASSSSLYSNHALIPSPTHLLSSTPGCNSYHGNLYTPSSPSAGDWMLPDSLSWGQGCGPEQRECVSCGTQSAPLWRRDAAGRLLCNTCSLGQEANNTPLLKPKRRASRIQRKGTQCVNCLTEHTTLWRRNSAGEAVCNACGLYYRLHRVNRPLALKKDGIQTRKRKVVTKNKRKTDQSETKLPKGVQPSDVTAADSSVVGF; from the exons ATGATGTCAAACTATTTGCCGTTAGCTTATTGGTCTTCTGCTGTGACGTCCAACAGATCTGAAACAAGCTTCAGTACGAAG GTGGGGCCTGTCCTTTCAGACACTTTCCTCCAATCACCATGCACATCCCAAGAGGCCCCTCCCTCGCTCCTCCTCACCCCCTGCCTCTGGCTGAATGATTCCAGCTGTCAGTCACCGAGCCCTGCTTACATCCCACCTGCATCTTCTTCATCCTTGTATAGTAATCATGCTCTGATTCCATCCCCCACCCACCTCCTCTCCTCAACACCTGGATGTAACAGTTACCATGGCAACCTGTAcacaccctcctccccctctgcaGGTGACTGGATGCTACCTGACAGTCTGTCTTGGGGGCAGGGATGTGGACCAG AGCAGCGCGAGTGCGTGAGCTGTGGGACGCAGAGCGCCCCCCTGTGGAGGCGAGACGCTGCAGGTCGACTCCTGTGTAACACCTGCAGCCTCGGACAGGAAGCCAACAACACACCGCTGCTGAAACCGAAGAGACGAGCT AGCAGGATTCAGAGGAAAGGAACTCAGTGTGTCAACTGTCTGACTGAGCACACGACGCTGTGGAGGAGAAACTCTGCAGGAGAAGCCGTCTGCAACGCCTGCGGACTCTACTACAGACTACACCGG GTGAATCGCCCGCTGGCCTTGAAGAAAGATGGAATCCAAACCAGAAAACGGAAAGTGGTCACTAAGAATAAGAGGAAAACTGACCAATCAGAGACCAAGCTGCCTAAGGGTGTCCagcccagtgatgtcacagcagCTGACAGCAGCGTTGTCGGGTTTTAG
- the LOC101481608 gene encoding GATA-binding factor 2 isoform X2, translating to MMSNYLPLAYWSSAVTSNRSETSFSTKVGPVLSDTFLQSPCTSQEAPPSLLLTPCLWLNDSSCQSPSPAYIPPASSSSLYSNHALIPSPTHLLSSTPGCNSYHGNLYTPSSPSAGDWMLPDSLSWGQGCGPEQRECVSCGTQSAPLWRRDAAGRLLCNTCSLGQEANNTPLLKPKRRASRIQRKGTQCVNCLTEHTTLWRRNSAGEAVCNACGLYYRLHRVLQSESPAGLEERWNPNQKTESGH from the exons ATGATGTCAAACTATTTGCCGTTAGCTTATTGGTCTTCTGCTGTGACGTCCAACAGATCTGAAACAAGCTTCAGTACGAAG GTGGGGCCTGTCCTTTCAGACACTTTCCTCCAATCACCATGCACATCCCAAGAGGCCCCTCCCTCGCTCCTCCTCACCCCCTGCCTCTGGCTGAATGATTCCAGCTGTCAGTCACCGAGCCCTGCTTACATCCCACCTGCATCTTCTTCATCCTTGTATAGTAATCATGCTCTGATTCCATCCCCCACCCACCTCCTCTCCTCAACACCTGGATGTAACAGTTACCATGGCAACCTGTAcacaccctcctccccctctgcaGGTGACTGGATGCTACCTGACAGTCTGTCTTGGGGGCAGGGATGTGGACCAG AGCAGCGCGAGTGCGTGAGCTGTGGGACGCAGAGCGCCCCCCTGTGGAGGCGAGACGCTGCAGGTCGACTCCTGTGTAACACCTGCAGCCTCGGACAGGAAGCCAACAACACACCGCTGCTGAAACCGAAGAGACGAGCT AGCAGGATTCAGAGGAAAGGAACTCAGTGTGTCAACTGTCTGACTGAGCACACGACGCTGTGGAGGAGAAACTCTGCAGGAGAAGCCGTCTGCAACGCCTGCGGACTCTACTACAGACTACACCGGGTACTACAAA GTGAATCGCCCGCTGGCCTTGAAGAAAGATGGAATCCAAACCAGAAAACGGAAAGTGGTCACTAA
- the cdk20 gene encoding cyclin-dependent kinase 20 yields the protein MEQYNILGRTGEGAHGIVFKAKHIETGETVALKKVALRRLEDGIPNQALREIKALQEIKDNEHVVKLKDVFPHGTGFVLVFDFMLSDLSEVIRNSQRPLTPAQVKSYMMMLLKGVAFLHHNNVMHRDLKPANLLISSSGHLKIADFGLARLFSEQGERLYSHQVATRWYRAPELLYGARKYDEGVDLWAVGCIFGELLNSSPLFPGENDIEQLCCVLRVLGTPTQDSWPEIVELPDYNKITFKENPAIPLEEIIPDTPPQAVDLLYKFLVYPSKQRCSAREALLHPYFFTSPIPAHHSELPIPERGGRPPRQRFQAPPTDFSVDLPLQNSMVDPALIQGYASCL from the exons ATGGAGCAGTACAACATTCTGGGTCGGACAGGAGAAGGAGCTCATGGCATAGTCTTCAAGGCCAAACATATTGAG ACAGGGGAGACGGTGGCTCTGAAGAAAGTGGCTCTGAGGAGGCTGGAAGACGGCATTCCGAACCAGGCTCTGAGGGAGATTAAAGCACTGCAGGAGATCAAGGACAACGagcat GTGGTGAAGCTGAAGGACGTCTTTCCTCACGGCACGGGCTTCGTCCTGGTGTTCGACTTCATGCTGTCTGACCTCTCTGAGGTCATCAGGAATTCCCAGCGCCCTCTGACTCCTGCGCAGGTCAAAAGTTACATGATGATGCTGCTGAAGGGCGTGGCTTTCCTGCATCACAACAATGTCATGCACCGG gatCTGAAACCAGCAAACCTGCTCATCAGCTCCTCAGGCCACCTGAAGATTGCAGACTTTGGTCTGGCCCGGCTATTCAGCGAGCAGGGAGAGAGGCTGTACAGCCACCAGGTGGCCACCAG ATGGTACAGAGCCCCTGAGCTGCTGTACGGAGCCCGAAAGTATGACGAGGGAGTCGACCTGTG ggcAGTCGGCTGTATTTTTGGGGAGCTGTTGAACTCGTCTCCTCTGTTTCCTGGAGAGAACGACATCGAGCAGCTCTGCTGTGTCCTCAGAGTGCTGGGAACCCCGACTCAGGACAGTTGGCCT GAGATTGTGGAGTTGCCAGATTACAATAAAATCACCTTTAAGGAGAATCCAGCGATCCCATTGGAGGAAATCATCCCTGACACGCCCCCTcaggcagtggacctgctctataAGTTCCTGGTGTATCCATCTAAACAGCGCTGCTCAGCCAGAGAG GCTCTCCTccatccatatttcttcacttcGCCAATTCCTGCTCACCACTCAGAGCTGCCCATCCCTGAAAGGGGAGGGCGACCCCCCCGCCAACGTTTCCAGGCTCCGCCCACTGACTTCTCAGTGGACCTACCATTGCAGAACAGTATGGTAGACCCTGCCCTAATACAGGGATACGCTTCCTGCCTCTGA
- the uxt gene encoding protein UXT isoform X1 has protein sequence MSFFKREDSEEMSAPDNATARPNVDQKVLQYETFINEVLKRDLQKVVEQRDQVYEKISQYLQLKNTIQSLQEAGSQQLKTDVDLGCNFYVQAEVEDSSRMFVAVGYGFFVEMTHDEALRFIEKKTSQLTAFTEQLTKDSAKIKAHIRMVLEGLRELQGLGDLPESRRGDVF, from the exons ATGAG CTTCTTTAAAAGAGAAGACAGTGAAGAAATGTCTGCTCCCGACAATGCCACAGCTAGACCTAACGTGGACCAGAAGGTGCTGCAGTATGAAACCTTCATCAATGAAGTCCTGAAGAGAGACTTACA GAAGGTGGTGGAGCAGAGGGATCAGGTTTATGAGAAGATCTCTCAGTACCTGCAGCTGAAGAACACCATACAGAGTCTGCAG GAGGCGGGCTCTCAGCAGCTGAAGACTGACGTTGATCTTGGCTGTAACTTCTACGTTCAGGCTGAAGT CGAGGACTCATCCAGGATGTTTGTGGCCGTCGGTTACGGTTTCTTTGTGGAGATGACTCACGACGAGGCTCTGAGGTTCATCGAGAAGAAGACGAGTCAGCTCACAGC CTTCACTGAGCAGCTCACAAAAGACTctgccaaaataaaagcccacATCCGCATGGTGCTGGAG GGTTTGAGGGAGCTGCAGGGCCTGGGcgacctgccagagagcagaaGAGGAGACGTTTTTTAG
- the uxt gene encoding protein UXT isoform X2 has product MSAPDNATARPNVDQKVLQYETFINEVLKRDLQKVVEQRDQVYEKISQYLQLKNTIQSLQEAGSQQLKTDVDLGCNFYVQAEVEDSSRMFVAVGYGFFVEMTHDEALRFIEKKTSQLTAFTEQLTKDSAKIKAHIRMVLEGLRELQGLGDLPESRRGDVF; this is encoded by the exons ATGTCTGCTCCCGACAATGCCACAGCTAGACCTAACGTGGACCAGAAGGTGCTGCAGTATGAAACCTTCATCAATGAAGTCCTGAAGAGAGACTTACA GAAGGTGGTGGAGCAGAGGGATCAGGTTTATGAGAAGATCTCTCAGTACCTGCAGCTGAAGAACACCATACAGAGTCTGCAG GAGGCGGGCTCTCAGCAGCTGAAGACTGACGTTGATCTTGGCTGTAACTTCTACGTTCAGGCTGAAGT CGAGGACTCATCCAGGATGTTTGTGGCCGTCGGTTACGGTTTCTTTGTGGAGATGACTCACGACGAGGCTCTGAGGTTCATCGAGAAGAAGACGAGTCAGCTCACAGC CTTCACTGAGCAGCTCACAAAAGACTctgccaaaataaaagcccacATCCGCATGGTGCTGGAG GGTTTGAGGGAGCTGCAGGGCCTGGGcgacctgccagagagcagaaGAGGAGACGTTTTTTAG